A segment of the Pirellulales bacterium genome:
GCTCAAAGAACGGCCGCTGCCTTACCAATTGCCGGTCGAACTTGCCCGCGGCACTCTCAATCGGCTGAGAAATCAGCTGGCGGCGTGGCAAATGAACGGATTTGAATTGCCGCCAAACGCCCGCGGCACGCTCCACGAAGCCCTCCGGCAGTTTGTCGCCGCGGCAACCAGTCAATCGGCTCCCGAACGGGCTGCGGCAATCGCCGAAAATGCGATTGATACGACGCTCGCCGCGATGAAAATGGTCGCCGCCGCCTATGCCGAGGCCATCGTCGTTGGCCGGCTGCACGCCAAGCCGCGAATCATTCCGCTCTTTGCCGGCCGTTTGGGCGGAAGCGTGCCCGTCGGGCCAATGGCTGCGGCGTTTGCTTCGGCGTTCAACGCAGCCATCGTGCCATTTTCCTGGAGTGTGGTCGAATCGGACGAAGGTCGCAAGAACTGGTCGCTCTACGATGCCCAAGTCCAATGGTGTCAATCGCAGGGCCTACGAATCTGCGGCGGCCCGCTGGTGGAGTTGCAGCGCCGCTCGCTCCCCGATTGGCTCTTTTTATGGGAAGGCGATTTTGAAAATTTGCTCGCGGTTGCCGGCGACCACGTGCGAGCCGTCGTTAGCCGCTATCGCGGCAAAGTTGCCTTTTGGAACGTCGCCGGCCGGCTGATGACTGGCGAAGCGCTCGGACTGGATGACGAACAAAAGCTGCGGCTAGTGGTGCGGGTCATCGAAGTCGTTCGCTCGGTCGATTCCAATACGCCGGTGATTGTCAGCTTCGACCAGCCGTGGGCCGAATTCATGGCCCGCCAAGAAGCCGACCTCACGCCGATGTATTTCGCCGACGCACTGGTGCGGGCCGAGCTTGGTGTCGCCGGCATCGGTGTAGAGATGGGAATCGGCTTTCAGGAAAGTGCCACGTTGCCGCGCGATTGGCTCGAATTCGGCCGGCACCTCGATCGCTGGAGTTTGCTCGGCTTGCCGCTCTTAGTGTCGCTGGCGGTTCCCAGCGCAGGCCAAGGGTTTTCGTCGCAATCGCAACAAGCATGGCTGCAATCCTATCTTCCATGCGCGCTAGCGCGGCCGTCGGTCCAAGGGATCTTTTGGAATCAATGGCTCGACAGCGAGACAGATGATTTTCCAGGCACGGGCTTCGTGGACGCGGCCGGAAAAGCCAAACCTGCCCTGGCCGAACTAGCGCACATTCGCAAGCGGTTCACGGGTTGAAAGCGCCACTCCAAAATCCGCCGCTGGAAGCCCGCCCTGGGAACGCGATCTGCCCATGCCGATCTGTGGTCCAGAAAAATACTTCGCGACTGCTGCGCATTAAAGTTGGCAAGCCGTCCCGGCAACCGCTATGCTCTAATCCCGCGGCCGCCTCTCGCCATGCGAAGCAGTTTCCACCCGGCGGCGGCAGTTGCAGCAGATTCATTCACTTCCCACCTTTTGCCTTGGAGGTTCTCATGCGCCGCCTACCTAAGCCGTTCACAATTCTCGCGCTGGCCGTTCTCGCTTCGTGTGCCGCCGCTCGCGCCAATGCTCAAGAGTGGGCCAAGAAGCGGCTTGATGATTCGCCGCGCCATTTAGAATGGGTCAACGTCGAGCACGGCGATCGCACCGTGAAATGCTTCGTCGCATTCCCCGAAGTCAAAGACAAAGCGACGGCAGTTTTGGTCATTCACGAAATCTTCGGCCTTTC
Coding sequences within it:
- a CDS encoding endo-1,4-beta-xylanase, whose product is MGQMRFLVPHRDRLTPQAIRSAHLRGQDDLPWVCRVTLNGSELLIERNESESGTFHILWPAAQHGTLLLSTATLKERPLPYQLPVELARGTLNRLRNQLAAWQMNGFELPPNARGTLHEALRQFVAAATSQSAPERAAAIAENAIDTTLAAMKMVAAAYAEAIVVGRLHAKPRIIPLFAGRLGGSVPVGPMAAAFASAFNAAIVPFSWSVVESDEGRKNWSLYDAQVQWCQSQGLRICGGPLVELQRRSLPDWLFLWEGDFENLLAVAGDHVRAVVSRYRGKVAFWNVAGRLMTGEALGLDDEQKLRLVVRVIEVVRSVDSNTPVIVSFDQPWAEFMARQEADLTPMYFADALVRAELGVAGIGVEMGIGFQESATLPRDWLEFGRHLDRWSLLGLPLLVSLAVPSAGQGFSSQSQQAWLQSYLPCALARPSVQGIFWNQWLDSETDDFPGTGFVDAAGKAKPALAELAHIRKRFTG